One Catillopecten margaritatus gill symbiont DNA window includes the following coding sequences:
- a CDS encoding Sulfurtransferase encodes MMKDFTATELDAYLKDNQPLLLDVREQWEWDKCHFENSKLLPMGQIMANIDSLDKSEEIVIICHHGIRSMQVARYFDSIGFEKVINLRGGIDAWAKQVDTLMTLY; translated from the coding sequence ATGATGAAAGATTTTACTGCCACTGAACTTGATGCTTACTTAAAGGACAACCAGCCTTTACTGCTAGATGTACGAGAGCAATGGGAATGGGATAAGTGTCATTTTGAAAACTCAAAATTACTCCCTATGGGGCAGATTATGGCAAATATCGATTCGTTAGATAAATCAGAAGAAATTGTCATTATTTGTCACCATGGCATTCGCTCTATGCAAGTGGCTCGTTATTTTGACTCAATTGGATTTGAAAAAGTGATTAATTTACGGGGTGGTATTGATGCTTGGGCGAAACAGGTGGATACCTTAATGACGCTTTACTAA
- the lipB gene encoding Octanoyltransferase — protein sequence MKITNLGIQDYTQTWAAMKTFTAERQADTDDELWIVEHPAVFTQGISGKAKNLLQNNNIPVVQSDRGGQITYHGLGQLVVYCLIDLRRLGIGVKKMVSLIEVSIMDLLHAYGIESHLKEGAHGVYVNDAKIAALGLKVKNGNTYHGLSLNVDMDLSPFSQINPCGYQGLAVTQMLDLTDNVQLEAIGTELTQRLTENVTRN from the coding sequence TTGAAAATAACCAACCTCGGCATTCAAGATTACACTCAAACTTGGGCGGCAATGAAAACCTTCACTGCCGAACGCCAAGCCGATACCGACGATGAATTGTGGATTGTTGAGCACCCTGCTGTGTTCACCCAAGGCATCTCTGGCAAGGCTAAAAACCTATTACAAAACAACAATATCCCCGTGGTGCAAAGCGACCGTGGCGGGCAAATTACCTATCATGGGTTGGGACAATTAGTGGTTTATTGTTTGATTGATTTAAGGCGTTTGGGGATTGGTGTTAAAAAAATGGTGTCGTTGATAGAGGTATCAATTATGGATTTGTTGCACGCTTATGGCATTGAATCTCATCTCAAAGAAGGGGCACATGGTGTGTATGTTAATGATGCTAAAATCGCCGCTTTGGGGCTAAAAGTCAAAAATGGCAACACTTATCACGGGCTGAGTCTTAATGTGGATATGGATTTATCGCCCTTTTCGCAGATAAACCCTTGTGGATACCAAGGTTTAGCCGTCACACAAATGCTAGATTTAACGGATAATGTACAACTTGAAGCCATTGGCACTGAACTCACGCAACGATTAACGGAAAATGTCACAAGAAATTGA
- the lipA gene encoding Lipoyl synthase — MSQEIEIKALKGESKTARLRIKPDAERVPLKKPSWIRIKLASGSKVGKLKDTLRSQKLFTVCEEAQCPNLAECFTHGTATFMIMGQICTRRCPFCDVAHGKPKPLDVEEPKHLAETIEKMALKYVVITSVDRDDLRDGGANHFKECIDAIRKTTPNVKIEILTPDFRGRIDKALKVFQTCPPDVFNHNLETVPSLYPKVRPGASYEYSLKLLQSFKQQHPEVTTKSGLMLGVGETKQQVLNVLSDLRAHDVDMLTLGQYLQPSKYHLAVEAYITPEQFKAYKDTAIEMGFSQVASGPMVRSSYHADLQAAGESIG; from the coding sequence ATGTCACAAGAAATTGAAATCAAAGCCCTTAAAGGCGAATCAAAAACCGCAAGACTCAGGATTAAGCCTGATGCAGAGCGTGTTCCACTTAAAAAACCGAGTTGGATTCGAATTAAATTAGCCTCAGGCTCAAAAGTCGGCAAACTTAAAGACACTTTGCGTTCGCAAAAACTTTTTACCGTTTGTGAAGAGGCGCAATGCCCCAATCTTGCGGAATGCTTCACCCATGGCACGGCAACTTTTATGATTATGGGGCAAATATGCACCCGTCGCTGTCCTTTTTGCGATGTGGCACACGGGAAACCTAAGCCACTTGATGTAGAGGAACCTAAGCATTTGGCAGAAACCATTGAAAAAATGGCGCTTAAATATGTGGTGATTACTTCAGTGGATAGAGATGATTTGCGTGATGGTGGTGCGAACCATTTTAAAGAATGTATTGACGCTATTAGAAAAACCACACCGAATGTGAAGATTGAAATTCTAACGCCAGATTTTAGAGGCAGGATTGACAAGGCCCTTAAAGTTTTCCAAACTTGTCCGCCTGATGTGTTTAATCACAATCTTGAAACTGTGCCGAGTCTTTATCCGAAAGTTCGCCCAGGGGCAAGTTATGAATATTCTTTGAAATTATTGCAGTCGTTTAAACAACAACACCCCGAGGTAACGACTAAATCGGGTTTGATGCTCGGTGTTGGTGAAACCAAGCAACAGGTTTTAAATGTGCTGTCTGACTTACGCGCACATGATGTCGATATGTTGACCCTTGGTCAATATCTGCAACCCAGCAAATACCACTTAGCCGTTGAAGCCTACATCACACCCGAGCAATTTAAAGCATATAAAGACACTGCCATAGAAATGGGGTTTTCACAAGTTGCTAGTGGTCCGATGGTCCGTTCTTCGTATCATGCTGATTTACAGGCAGCGGGTGAGTCTATTGGATAG